One window from the genome of Spiractinospora alimapuensis encodes:
- a CDS encoding LytR/AlgR family response regulator transcription factor, whose product MRARCLIVDDEAPARADLRFLLGRFDRVQVVGEASNAEEALLLLASLDYDLVLLDIRMPGGTGLDIARTLRGRSDPPKVIFTTAFPDHAVEAFDLDAADYLVKPFDAERLARALDRALAPAPEEATPSAPQHRSPEPGEAPHRIPVQKGDRTVLVSESSIIYAGAARGYSYLQLIDGRVLVSFSLNELERRLRGHHFFRAHRSYLVNLDYVSELAPDFRGTLQLVMNDDRRSRVEVSRRQARELRRVLGL is encoded by the coding sequence ATGCGCGCCCGCTGCCTCATCGTCGATGACGAGGCTCCGGCGCGGGCGGACCTACGGTTTCTTCTCGGCCGGTTCGACCGCGTTCAGGTCGTCGGCGAAGCGTCCAACGCCGAGGAGGCGTTGCTCCTCCTGGCCTCTCTCGACTACGACCTCGTGCTGCTGGACATCCGCATGCCCGGCGGTACCGGGCTGGACATCGCGCGCACACTGCGCGGGCGCAGCGATCCGCCGAAGGTCATCTTCACCACGGCCTTCCCCGATCACGCCGTCGAAGCCTTCGACCTCGACGCCGCGGACTATCTCGTGAAGCCGTTCGACGCCGAACGGCTGGCCCGGGCGTTGGACCGGGCGCTCGCTCCCGCACCGGAGGAGGCGACACCGAGCGCGCCGCAACACCGGTCGCCGGAGCCCGGCGAGGCCCCGCACCGCATCCCCGTACAGAAGGGCGACCGGACCGTCCTGGTCAGCGAGTCGTCCATCATCTACGCGGGGGCGGCCCGCGGCTACTCCTATCTTCAGCTCATCGACGGGCGGGTCCTCGTGAGCTTCTCGCTCAACGAGCTGGAGCGACGGCTGCGCGGCCACCACTTCTTCCGGGCGCACCGTTCCTACCTCGTCAACCTGGACTACGTCAGCGAGTTGGCGCCCGACTTCCGCGGGACCCTGCAGCTCGTCATGAACGACGATCGGCGCAGCCGGGTGGAGGTGTCGCGTCGCCAGGCACGGGAACTACGGCGGGTGCTCGGCCTCTGA
- a CDS encoding sensor histidine kinase has product MSSGSLPLAGVIAVAWAIVYLVTQRVSEPPLGPGTTVAIGVGITIALVMGYPSALRGPRSTGSHRLPLTVQQQGRHGTTIAAVGRSMPLRSGLTTDGARRTAQLLQPLLGGDSVAITDRERVLAFVGPGADHHGSGPSTQITAASRVLGGGKTALVRRRSDLGCAKNDCPLHTAVIASLTDGTEVVGTLQVYRRDETLTPRGVVEGLAGILSLHLELAALNRQQRLAVDAKLDALRAQINPHFLFNTLNTIASKAHTDAEETRQLLVRLSDFFRYAVRQDGHFAEFGQEYFFVRTYVALEQARYGDRVRVRYDIDPQVLTAHVPVLIIQPVVENAIKHGLAGKVEGGTVTLKARVDPLTRTTSIRVTDDGVGIPADQLALISNGEHGEADGMGLRNIAGRLASLYGERYRLDIQSTENGGTVVDLRIPLG; this is encoded by the coding sequence ATGAGCAGCGGTAGCCTGCCGCTCGCCGGCGTCATCGCCGTCGCGTGGGCGATCGTCTACCTGGTGACCCAGCGGGTGAGCGAGCCACCGCTGGGCCCAGGAACCACGGTGGCGATCGGGGTCGGCATCACCATCGCTCTCGTCATGGGGTACCCGTCCGCTCTCCGTGGCCCTCGGAGCACCGGATCCCATCGTCTTCCGCTGACCGTCCAGCAACAGGGCAGACACGGTACGACGATCGCGGCGGTCGGTCGGTCGATGCCGCTGCGTTCCGGGCTGACCACCGACGGCGCACGCCGCACGGCACAGCTTCTCCAGCCCCTACTCGGGGGCGACTCCGTGGCCATCACCGACCGGGAGCGAGTACTGGCGTTCGTCGGCCCTGGAGCCGACCACCACGGGTCGGGTCCCTCCACTCAGATCACCGCGGCCAGCCGCGTGCTGGGTGGAGGCAAGACGGCGCTGGTCCGCCGACGCTCGGACCTCGGCTGCGCGAAGAACGACTGTCCACTGCATACCGCGGTCATCGCCTCGCTGACCGACGGCACCGAGGTGGTCGGCACTCTGCAGGTGTACCGGCGGGACGAGACCCTCACCCCCCGCGGTGTCGTCGAGGGACTCGCGGGAATCCTCTCCTTGCACCTCGAGCTCGCGGCACTCAATCGGCAGCAACGTCTCGCGGTCGACGCGAAGTTGGACGCGCTTCGGGCGCAGATCAACCCGCACTTCCTCTTCAACACCCTGAACACGATCGCGTCCAAGGCCCACACCGACGCCGAGGAGACCCGGCAGCTCCTCGTCCGGTTGTCGGACTTCTTCCGCTACGCCGTGCGCCAGGACGGGCACTTCGCGGAGTTCGGACAGGAGTACTTCTTCGTCCGCACCTACGTGGCGCTGGAACAGGCCAGGTACGGGGACCGGGTCCGGGTGCGCTACGACATCGATCCCCAGGTCCTGACCGCGCACGTCCCGGTCCTCATCATCCAGCCCGTCGTGGAGAACGCCATCAAGCACGGGCTCGCGGGCAAGGTGGAAGGAGGGACCGTCACCCTCAAGGCCCGGGTGGACCCGCTCACCCGCACCACGTCGATCCGCGTCACCGACGACGGTGTGGGGATCCCCGCCGACCAGCTCGCTCTCATCTCGAACGGAGAGCACGGCGAGGCCGACGGAATGGGGCTTCGCAATATCGCCGGACGCCTGGCATCTCTGTATGGGGAGCGATATCGTCTGGACATACAATCCACCGAAAACGGTGGAACAGTCGTCGATCTGCGGATTCCATTGGGTTGA